The Streptococcus sp. VT 162 genome has a window encoding:
- a CDS encoding DNA-binding protein: MRKKTIGEVLRLARINQGLSLEELQEKTEIQLHFLEAMEADDFDLLPSTFYARSFLRKYAWAVELDEGIVLDAYDSGSMITYEEVDVDEEDLSGRRRSNKKKTSYLPLFYFVLFALSILIFVTYYVWNYIQTQPSPSSANYSIVNSTSSTTSSSSSSSSQTSSSSSTTESTITVSGEGNRIVARYKTSKETATVQLAVSDEASWVSVSGSELEGGVTLSADNKNAKTTVSTKNPVTITLGVVKGVTVTVDNQTIDTSKLTTQTGTVTLTFTTD, translated from the coding sequence ATGAGAAAAAAAACAATTGGCGAGGTTCTACGTTTAGCTAGAATTAACCAGGGATTGAGTCTGGAAGAATTGCAGGAAAAAACTGAAATTCAGTTGCATTTTCTAGAAGCCATGGAGGCAGATGATTTTGATTTACTTCCTAGCACCTTCTACGCTCGTTCTTTTTTAAGAAAATATGCCTGGGCAGTAGAGTTAGATGAAGGAATTGTTTTGGATGCCTACGATTCAGGCAGTATGATCACCTATGAAGAGGTAGATGTTGATGAAGAAGACTTGTCTGGTCGCAGACGATCAAATAAGAAAAAAACGTCTTATCTCCCCTTGTTTTATTTCGTCCTATTTGCTTTGTCAATTTTAATTTTTGTTACTTACTATGTTTGGAACTACATCCAAACTCAGCCAAGTCCTTCTTCAGCTAATTATAGCATTGTGAACTCGACTAGTTCCACAACCTCATCTAGTTCATCTTCTAGTAGTCAGACGTCTAGTTCGTCGTCTACTACGGAATCAACTATTACAGTGTCAGGTGAAGGAAACCGCATTGTGGCTCGCTATAAAACGAGTAAGGAAACGGCTACTGTTCAACTGGCAGTTTCAGATGAAGCTAGTTGGGTTAGTGTTTCAGGAAGTGAGCTGGAGGGTGGTGTGACACTGTCCGCAGACAATAAGAATGCAAAAACAACAGTTTCAACTAAGAATCCCGTTACCATTACTTTAGGTGTAGTGAAGGGAGTTACTGTGACTGTGGACAATCAAACGATTGATACTTCGAAGCTGACAACTCAGACTGGAACTGTAACACTTACATTTACTACAGATTAA
- a CDS encoding peptidase M16: protein MTKVTFEEKYYPAVKETVYKTKLSNGLTVSLLPKQDFNEVYGIVTVQFGSVDATYTSLGKGLRHHPAGIAHFLEHKLFERENSEDIMAAFTRLGADSNAFTSFTKTSYLFSTIDHLLENLDLLDELVGGVHFTEESILREQDIIQQEREMYQDDPDSRLFFATLANLYPDTPLAIDIVGSEKSISEIQVSNLKENFTEFYKPVNMSLFLVGNIDVRVVEEYFSKKGKEVSNQFMVSKEQLLLQPVKKTDSLRMEVSSPKLAVAIRGNGQITEAESYRYNILLKLLFTMMFGWTSDRFQRLYESGKLDASLSLEVEVNSRFHFVILTMDTKEPVSLSHQFRKAIRQFSSDTDITEEHLDLVKSEMFGEFFSSMNSLEFIATQYDPMDRGETIFDFPKILQEITLEDVLEAGHRLIDDGDLVDFTIFPA, encoded by the coding sequence ATGACAAAGGTTACTTTTGAAGAAAAATACTATCCTGCTGTAAAGGAAACAGTCTACAAAACAAAATTGTCAAATGGGTTGACAGTTTCTTTACTCCCTAAGCAAGATTTCAATGAGGTTTATGGGATTGTAACAGTTCAATTTGGTTCTGTAGATGCAACTTATACAAGCTTGGGAAAAGGTTTACGTCATCATCCAGCAGGAATTGCACATTTTCTTGAACATAAATTGTTTGAAAGAGAAAATTCGGAGGATATAATGGCTGCTTTTACTCGATTAGGTGCGGACAGTAATGCCTTTACAAGCTTTACTAAGACCAGCTATCTTTTTTCAACAATTGACCATCTATTAGAGAATTTAGATTTGCTAGATGAGTTAGTCGGAGGTGTTCATTTTACAGAAGAGTCTATTTTGAGGGAACAGGATATTATCCAGCAAGAACGAGAAATGTACCAAGATGATCCAGACTCACGCTTGTTTTTTGCAACATTAGCCAACCTTTATCCTGATACTCCTTTAGCAATAGACATTGTTGGAAGTGAAAAATCAATTTCTGAGATTCAAGTTTCAAATTTAAAAGAGAACTTTACAGAGTTTTACAAACCTGTCAATATGTCACTGTTTTTAGTTGGAAATATTGATGTAAGAGTTGTTGAGGAATACTTTTCGAAAAAGGGAAAGGAAGTTTCAAACCAGTTTATGGTTTCAAAAGAGCAACTCCTTTTGCAGCCTGTGAAGAAAACAGATAGCCTTCGGATGGAAGTTTCTTCACCCAAACTTGCTGTTGCGATTAGAGGTAATGGGCAAATAACAGAAGCTGAGTCTTATCGTTACAATATTTTATTGAAATTACTATTTACGATGATGTTTGGTTGGACTTCTGATCGTTTTCAAAGGTTATATGAGTCTGGGAAGTTAGACGCGTCATTGTCACTTGAGGTTGAAGTCAACAGTCGCTTTCATTTTGTGATATTGACGATGGATACCAAAGAGCCTGTTTCTCTGTCGCATCAATTTCGGAAAGCGATTCGTCAGTTTAGTAGTGATACGGATATTACAGAGGAACATTTAGATCTTGTTAAGAGTGAGATGTTTGGGGAGTTTTTCAGCAGTATGAACTCCTTGGAGTTTATTGCCACTCAATACGATCCGATGGATCGCGGAGAAACAATTTTTGATTTTCCGAAAATTTTACAGGAAATTACTTTGGAGGATGTTCTAGAAGCTGGGCATCGTTTGATTGATGATGGTGATCTAGTTGATTTTACAATCTTTCCAGCTTAA
- a CDS encoding peptidase M16, giving the protein MELVPGISAHFVQSKKFKTNKITIRFTAPLSLETIAGRMLSASMLETANQAYPTSQAFRRYLASLYGTDISTSAYRRGQAHILDLTFTYVRDDFLSKKNVLTSRILELVRQTLFAPLAQDGAFEPALFEIERKQLLASLATDMDDSFYFAHKELDSLFFHDERLQLRYSDLRNSILNESPESGYMCFQNTLKNDRIDFFFLGDFNEVEITESLKSLPFTARENGVTIQYHQSYLNVLREGMFQRNVGQSILELGYHSPVKYGDDEHLPMLVMNGLLGEFAHSKLFTNVRENAGIAYTVSSQLDLFSGLLRMYAGIDRENRNQARKLMNHQLLDLKKGNFTDFELEQTKEMIRRSLLMAQDNQQALVERVYLNALLGKSSFDIDRLVAKLESVDKEAVCKAANSLKLQAIYFMEGVE; this is encoded by the coding sequence ATGGAATTAGTGCCTGGAATTTCAGCACATTTTGTTCAATCCAAAAAGTTTAAAACAAATAAAATCACTATTCGTTTTACTGCTCCCTTATCTCTTGAGACAATAGCAGGACGCATGTTAAGTGCTAGTATGTTGGAGACGGCAAATCAAGCTTATCCCACATCACAAGCATTTCGCAGATACTTGGCAAGTTTATATGGAACAGATATTTCCACAAGTGCTTATCGTAGGGGACAGGCACATATTCTTGACTTAACATTTACTTATGTGAGGGATGATTTTTTAAGCAAAAAGAATGTCTTGACTTCTCGAATTTTGGAATTGGTGAGACAGACTTTATTTGCTCCCTTAGCTCAAGATGGTGCTTTTGAGCCAGCTTTATTTGAAATTGAAAGAAAACAGTTATTGGCTAGTCTAGCTACTGATATGGATGATTCATTTTATTTTGCTCATAAGGAGTTGGATAGCTTGTTCTTCCATGATGAGCGTCTTCAATTGAGATACAGTGATTTACGAAATAGCATTTTAAATGAGTCTCCGGAAAGTGGCTACATGTGCTTTCAAAATACTCTGAAAAATGATCGTATTGATTTCTTTTTCTTAGGTGATTTTAATGAAGTAGAAATTACAGAATCACTGAAGTCATTACCCTTTACAGCTAGAGAGAACGGCGTCACTATCCAGTACCATCAATCTTATTTGAATGTTCTACGAGAAGGAATGTTTCAGAGGAATGTTGGGCAATCTATTTTGGAATTAGGCTATCATTCTCCTGTAAAATATGGTGATGATGAGCATTTGCCCATGCTTGTTATGAATGGTTTGTTGGGTGAATTTGCACATTCGAAACTTTTTACAAATGTTCGTGAAAATGCTGGAATAGCCTATACAGTCTCTAGTCAATTGGATTTGTTTAGTGGTCTGTTAAGGATGTATGCGGGTATTGATAGAGAAAATCGAAATCAGGCTAGAAAATTGATGAATCATCAGTTGCTAGATTTGAAAAAGGGCAACTTTACAGATTTTGAGCTTGAACAAACCAAGGAGATGATTCGACGATCTTTGTTGATGGCTCAAGATAATCAACAGGCCCTAGTTGAAAGAGTCTATTTGAATGCTCTATTGGGGAAATCAAGCTTTGACATTGATCGATTGGTGGCAAAATTAGAGAGTGTTGATAAAGAAGCTGTATGTAAAGCTGCCAATAGTTTGAAGTTACAAGCGATTTACTTTATGGAAGGAGTAGAATGA